CTGTATGTGAACAAGTCCATTCTTTTCGCATATCTCCTTCAACTTACCGCCAGAGGAGAAGCCAATAACCCTGACTCCAGCTGAAATGGCCTTCTCAGTAATAGCTATGGTCTCATCTGTGGAGCCTGAAAGGCTGACTGCAAGAACTGTATCCCTCTTCTCAACGCCTATAGGCATCATATGGCTTGTAATCACCTTCAGCTCCATTCCGAGCTCTGCAACCATGAAGTCAGATATCACTTCTCCTGGTGCAGCAGAAGCACCCATCCCAGCATAGTAGACCTTCCCCCCATCAACCTCCGTCAATTCTGGAACATTTCCTTCTGCTGACCTGACACCATCATCGCACCATGATGCATAGTCTGATAGCAGGTTCGACCTGTCGTATGAAGTGTCTATGTCTGTCTGGTCCATTTCAATCACATCTGTAACTGGCTGAAATGTTCAACATGACAGCCTCTTAGCTGGACAATTTAATCTTTTAAACCCTCAGAACAGAGATAGGGTTGCAACAATTTCGCTTCCGTAATTTATCCTTGCATACCTGCCTGAGGCAGCTGAACCTGGGTTGATGACCAGACTCTCCCCAAGTTTGAATTTTGCCACTGCTTCATGCACATGTCCACACAGTACCAGCCTAGGGTTGTAAGTAGCTATGTACTCTCTAACCGCTTTGCTACCTGCATGTCCACCGTTCTCCAGCCTGTCTGCAGGGGTCCCGACAGGAGGAGAGTGAGATACCAGTATGTCAACATAGCCCAAACCTTCCAGCTTCCTTTTCAGCTCTTCCTCTTGGACTTCGTAGGGCGTGTTGAAAGGGGTGGGCGGAGAACCACCAAGACCTCCTATCGAAACACCAGCATACGAAATCCTCTTACCATCCAGATTTTCTATATTATCGGGGACAGAGAAATCTGGCTTATCGTTATTCCCAGGTACATATATTACCTTGCTCTTCAGTGCCGTCAAAGCCTTCATGAATTGTTGAAAGTATGAAGGCTCTCCGAATGTCGTTACATCGCCAGAAATTACAAGCATTTCAGAATCTTCACTTAGCCTTTTCAGCCTTTCAAGGATGGACCTGCTTCTGTGCACGTCTGAAACCTGAACTATGATCATGAGACCATCCTTCTTCTCTCAGCTGTCGTTTCTTTATAAGCAATTCTGATCAGCTCTTCTTCTCCTTCACCAAGCTCAAGGTTTCTACGCTTCTTCATTCTTCTTGCTGTTTCGATGACAGATTCCAGCAGAAGCTCCTTTGGCGATTCCTTACTGTAGCTGATGAAAGGAGGTATGTCTCTTTCGACAACCCCGTAGATATGGGCTCCCGAGCCTATCTTCTTCCCTGCATAGATGGAGGCGTTTATCGCAACTTTTGAATAATCGCTTATGAAAGAGCCAAGCTTCACCATCTTGGTATCTATCCTTGACCCATCGACTTCAACCTTTACAGTGCCATATGTGTTCTTGAGGTCACTTGTAACGCTCCCTGCTCCTATGTTGACCCATTCTCCCACATAGCTGTGCCCGATGTATCCAAAGTGTGACTTGTTTGAATAAGAGCTGATTATGCTGTGTTCCACTTCTCCACCTACTCTGCAGTTCTCGCCTATGTAGGTGAAAGAGTTAATTCTGGCTGAATGGACTACAGAACCCCTTCCTATCAGAGCAGGTCCTTCGATTCTTGAAAAGGCTTCAATCTTTGCTCCATCTGCTATCAGCACAGGCCCCTTTGCTGTATCAAAGTGAACAGGCTCCTCTACACGAGCAGTCTCACCATAGACCACTCCCCTTCCCTCAAGCCCCTTAGCAAGGGAAGAAACGTATTCCCATGGCCCATTAACAAGCATATTCTCCTCAAAAGTTTCTGTTTCTATTCCCTTCTCCCTCAGGTTTGAGATCCCTTTAAGCATGTCATAACTGAACCTGCTCGTTCTGAACGCTACCGTTCTGCCAAAGACGACAATCGCCCTATTCTCCTCAATGGTAGAGATCTTTTCCAGTATCTCCTTTTCAGGTCTGACTGATGCATTCACAAAGATTGTATCGCCATGAAGGGACGATTCTTCAGGATTAACGTTGAATCCTGCTTCTCTGTAAAATTTCTGGAACCTGGCAGGCAAGATGTATGAAGAAGGCTGTCCAAGATGCTTCCTGATGTGGTGTATTGCAGGCCTGAAACCATAGACCAGAAGGTGGGGAGGCCTTGTAAGGTTCAGAGGCCTCAAGTGAGAATCGTCATCATCGAAGAGGACAATGTCAGTCATAGTCTCCTACTCACCATCCTTGATATATGAAGTTAGGGATTGCAAAGAGCTACCTACCTATCTATCTGACTATATATCTATCTAGCTAGCTAACCAGCTAACTAACTGATTCGTTAATTAATTAATTAACTAACTGACTAACTAACTGACTCACTTTATCTTTCCCAGCTTCTTCAGGTATCTCTCGTATGCTTCCCTGTAGCTCTTTTTATCCCCTATGTCTATGAAATCTCCTTCTGCCTTGAATGTGTATATCTCCTCCCCCTTCCTGCTCGCCTCTTTGAAAGCTTCATCCATCCCGAACATTATATCTCTGGGTATATATTCCATGAACTTCTTCTCCATTATGTAGCAGCCCACGTTTATCCATCCTTCGACAGCCGGCTTTTCTCTCCATTCGACCAGTCTTCCTTCTGAATCGCTCTCTATGAAACCGTACCTCAGCGTCTCCCTGTAAGGCATCAGGAGTATAGTAGCTATACCTCCCTTCTTTCTGTGATAGTCTGCAAACTTTTTGAAATCTGTATCTACTAGAGAATCCCCGTAAAGCAGCAGGAAACTACCATCAACATACTTCTCTGCAGTCTTCAGCTGACCAGCAGTTCCCATCGGTCTTGGCGACTCCGCATACTGTATCTTCACTCCTAGCTCTGAGCCATCGCCGAAGTAATCCTCTATCACTTTCTTCAGATAGCTTACCGTGATAACAACATCATGGAACCCCTGCTCCTTCAGAAGAAGAATAACATGTTCAAGGAGCGGCTTCTCCCCAAGAGGGAGCATCGGCTTCGGTACGAAGAAGGTGTACGGCCTCAGTCTCGTCCCTAGGCCTCCTGCGAGAATGACAGCTTTCATACATCTACCCCCAAGGGCTGTATCCTATGAACCTTGGCCTGGGTTTTGATGCTGAAACTATCTTGACGTAGAACTCTGTCGTCATCCTGAAGTGTTCGGGGGTAGGGCCTGTGAAAGCCGGGTCGACTATGAGGCCGCTGCACCCCCTTTCAATTATGAACCTGACGTCTTCCTCCTCAACATCCTGCGAGGCTCTGAAAAGAACGGGTACAGGTGAGAGCCTGCTGACCGTATCAAGGTTGAGGAGGTCAAGGGCATTCAGCCTGAACTGAGGGTCAGGCTGGGTCTGCGAAAGTGCTTCAAACGATACAGCGACAATACTGTCAAACGAGCCTATGCTTCTGTAGTGTTCAAACGGCAGGCCTGTGGGCAAATAGACTATCTTGTTCAGACTGTTTAAGCCTAGTATGTAGGGAGGAAGCGAAACTATACTCGCAGCTATGTAATCGACACCAAGCTCTGATATTCTGGCCCAGTCATCCTTTGTTATTCTGGACTGGGATCCAAGGTGCAGACCAAGGGGAACCTTCAGCTGACTGACCATTTCCCTTATCTGCGCCGCTTCAAGTTCAAGCCCTCCTGTGTAAGTATGAGTGACTGGATGCTCGTTATTCAGCTGCGCTATTATCGAATCTGCACCGGCATCAGCAGCAGCCTGCGCTAGCTCCATGCTGTTTCCTGGCAGCTCGACTATCACAAGAGGCTTTCCATCCTTGAGCCTCTGCTGTATCTTGGAGGGCATGCTCCTGCCATTGACCGGCATCAATCTTGCTTATTAGTTTAAGCTCAGGCTCTTACCGTATTCTCTATGTAGCCCAGCCTTTCTATCTCCACTCTGACCCTGTCTCCAGGGTTCAGCAGTCTTGGGTAAGGCTTCATATAGTAACCAACCCCCTGAGGCGTACCTGTAGATATTATGTCTCCTGCCTCGAGCGTCATTCCTTCACTCAGGTGAGCAATAACTTCATCCACCTTTCTCAGCATGTTAGATGTATTATCATCCTGCCTGAGCTCCTCGTTTACCCAGGTCTTTATGTAAAGCTTCGGGGGCCAAGGCACTTCATCCTTGGTTGTAATCCAGGGACCAATAGGGGCAAAGGTATCGCAACCCTTACCCCTTGTCCATTGCTTATCCCCAAGCTGTATATCTCTGGCGCTTACATCGTTCATTATCATGAATCCTGCTATTGCTGAGTAAGCTTCTTCCCTGCTGATCGACTTTACAGTCTTGCCGATGAGTACAGCAAGTTCGCCTTCGTAGTCAAGCTCCCTTGTTATGCTCGGATAGATTATAGGGTCATAAGGCCCTGTCAACGCTGTAGATGGCTTCAGGAAGATCATCAGACCTTTCGGAGGCTTATTGCCTCCCTCCAAAGCATGTTCAAGATAATTCCTCCCCAGGCAGATTATCTTGCCAGGTCTTTCAACAGGATGGAGCAGCCTCACCTCTTTGAGTAACAGCTTATCCTTAGCAACAGCCAGAGCCCTCTGGATTCTTGACAGAAATGTCTGGTTTACAAGATTCCCAGATTTCGCCAGCTCGTCGAGAGTTTGAGGGAGCTCTATCCCCACAGCCCCGTGTGGGACTATCATTCCCCCAACTATGAAGCCGTAATCTATCTCTGAATCGCGCTCGAATCTAGCCAGCTTCACACCAGCACCTGAGCAAACAGGTATTATAGAAATTACTGTAGGATGATGCATGCAGTACTTCTCTATGCAGGCTGAGAACTGATACACCCAGAGAGGCGATTCTGGCAACTAAAGAGACCTCAGAACAGCTGATGCTTCAGCTATGAGAGTATGTCAGAATTATCGGCAGTATTATGGATTAGATTTTTATTCATGTGCTTCATTCGATCAGTAAGTGAATTGTGTTTGAGGTGTTGCAATGATGCTGCAGAAGGATGAAGTTCTCAAGGCTCTTTCAGCTGCAGTCGACCCAGATACGAACTCTAGTCTGCTGAACTCAGGCCAGGTGAAGAACATAAACATCTACAAGGATGGTATTCAGGTCATACTTGCACCCAAGAATCCAACTCCAGAGAGACTGGAAAAGATAAAGGGTCAGGTTCAGGCTCAGCTTGAGAAGCTACCTGACCATGGTATAATCAAGATAGATTTCACTCCAGAGGTTCCTCAGATTTCAAAACCTTCCAACGCATCTGTGATAAAGCATACTATAGCTCTGGCGAGCGGGAAGGGCGGGGTCGGCAAAAGCACTGTAGCGATATACCTAGCTTTATCGTTAGCCCAGAAGGGTTACTCTGTTGGCCTGTTAGATGCCGATATATATGGCGCAAGCGCACATCTGATGATTGGGCCAAAATCATCGATAGAGGTGAAAGGTAGACAGCTGATTCCAGCCAAAGCATATGGACTCAAAATCATGTCGATGGGATACTTCACAAACACGGAATCGCCAGTCATATGGAGAGGCCCGCTTGTAGGTAAAGCCGTCAGGGACTTCATAGAACTTACAGAATGGGGTGAGCTGGATTATCTGATAGTCGACCTCCCACCTGGGACAGGTGATGCACCACTTACCCTAGCCCAATCTCTCAGCCTCGACGGCATAGTTCTTGTGACAACTCCTCAGGAGGCGGCTGCGAACGTCGCTGCGAAATCATACTACATGTTCAAGAGGCTCGGCATACCGGTTCTGGGCGTCGTTGAAAACATGAGCTACTATGTTTGCAGCAACTGTGGAAAGAGAACCGAATTGTTTGGTTCTTCAGGCGGAGAGAGGACTGCAGAGAAGACAGGCCTCAGATTTCTTGGGAAGCTTCCGCTCGTCCCCGAAGTAGCGATCGCAGCAGACAGAGGAGAGCCTGTGAGCAATGAAGAAGCAGGTCAATTCGTCAAGGAATTCAGCTCCTTCACCGAACTTCTGCTAAGCCTCATTCCTGAAAAAGAAGTCAAGAACTGATAGCAGATGCATGCCAGCATATCAAACAAAAAGGAAGAGGATGGGGTATCGGTAGACCCCATCGTCGAAAGCCTGCAGATAATACCGATAAAGGGAATCCCTGACGTGAAAGAAGGAGATGATATTGCTGAGCTGATTTATTCAGCTCAGAAGAAGATGAACCTGATAAGCAAAGATGGAGATATCTATGTGATAGCTCAGAAGGTCGTTTCGAAGGCTGAGGGAAGGCTTGTGAAGCTGTCTGAGGTCAAGCCGAGCAGGTTTGCAGAACAGCTTGCAGCCAGCATAGGAAAAGATGCTAGAGAGGTTCAGCTTATACTGGATGAGAGCAGGTCGATAGTCAAGGCAAGGCTTGGAATACTCATAACCGAAACCAAGCATGGTATTGTCTGTGCAAATTCAGGAATCGATATGTCTAATGTAAACAGCAAAGATAACCCTCATGAATCAGCTCTTCTCTTACCTGTCGACCCTGACCAATCAGCAAAAACGATAAGGATGGGATTGGAGAAGAGGCTGGGAAAGAGAATAGCTGTCATAATATCAGATACGTTCGGAAGACCTTGGAGAGAGGGTCATGTCGACTTCGCCATAGGCGTGTCTGGTATAGAGTGCTTCAGAGACTATAGAGGAAAGAAGGATATGTACGGTAGGGAGCTGAGGGTGACGCTGATGGCTCAGGTGGATGAACTTGCGGCTGCAGCAGAGCTGGTGATGGGAAAGGCCAGAGCTATACCTGCAGCTCTGATTAGGGGATTCAGGTACAGACCTGCAGAGGGCTCGGCATCACTGATAAGGCCTATAGAAAGAGACCTCTTTCGCTAGTTCGGATACCGATAAATCACTGCGATTGCGGATATACAACGGGGGCAGAGCTTTTGAACGACCTCCTGTACAGCAGGCTTGCTGCATGCTACGAAGTGCTGGAGAGTACAACAAAGAGAAAGGAGCTCATCGATGCTCTGGTTTCGCTTTACAGGGATGCTCCGAGCAGCATAGTCGATAAGCTGACATATTTAACACAGGGAAAGCTCTATCCCGATTATGTGGGGGTAGAGATAGGAGTAGGTGAAAGGCTTGCTGCAAAGGCTATTTCTATGGCTTCAGGAAGAAATGAAGAACAGATAAGCGAGCTTTACAGGAAGCTTGGTGACCTAGGTTCAGCAGCCGAAGAGGCCCTGGCCTCAAGAAAGCAAGCTTCCCTGTTTAGGGAGCAGCTGACCGTAGGCCAGGTCTATGATACTTTTGAGAGAATAGCAAAAACCACAGGCCAGGGCTCTATCGAGCAGAAGCTTTCCCTTCTAGCTGGATTGCTCAGCAGCGCCGAGCCTGTTGAATCAAAATACATCATCAGGACTGCAGTTGGTAAGCTAAGGTTGGGAATAGCTGATTACACTGTTCTAGACGCTCTGGCGATAGCCTATACCGGAGAGCAAAGTAACAGACAGATAGTCGAGAGAGCCTACAACCTGTGCAGCGACCTGGGGCTTGTAGCTAGAGTTGCAGCTGAAAAAGGCCTGATGGCTCTGCAGTCGTTCAGCATACAGATAGGAAGACCGATAAGACCTATGCTGGCAGAGAGGCTTTCGTCTTCTGCTGAAATACTTGAAAAGCTAGGAGGAAGATGCAGTGCTGAGTACAAGTACGACGGGGAAAGGATGCAGGTGCACAAGGATGGTCAAGATGTCAAGATCTTTTCAAGAAGGCTTGAGATGATCACCTCGAACTATCCAGATGCACAGAAGCTTGTGGTCGAAAACGTGAAGGCAAAGAAGGCTATACTGGAGTGCGAGGCCGTTGCAATCGATAAGGAGAGCGGTGAGCTACTTCCCTTCCAGCAGCTGATGCACAGGCGCAGGAAGTACGATGTCGAAAAGGCTGTAGAAGATATACCTATCTCCCTCTTCTTCTTCGACCTGCTGATGCTCGAGGATAAGGATATGACTGTGCAGCCTTACTCCGAGAGAAGAAAAAGGCTCAAACAGATAATAAAGCAAACAGAAAGAACAAAGGTAGCTCCAAACATAGTGACTGACTCTGTCGAAGAACTTGACTCGTTCATGCTTCAGGCAATATCAGAGGGGTGTGAGGGGCTTGTCGTTAAGGACTTGAAAGGAGAGTACAGAGCTGGAGCAAGGGGGTTTCTCTGGATAAAGCTGAAGAGGGAGTACAAGAGTGAGCTGACAGATACTATTGACCTCGTGGTCGTTGGGGGGTTCCACGGCAGAGGCAAAAGGGCTGGTGTATACGGTGCGCTACTTCTTGCTGCATACAACAAGGATGAGGACATCTTCGAAACTGCAACGAAGGTCGGAACAGGCTTTACTGACGAGGACCTGAAGAACTTCCACAAAATACTGAAGGAGCACGAGATAGACCATCCGAGCCCAAGGGTCAAATCAAAAATGCAGGCAGAGGTATGGTTTGAACCATACCTTGTGATAGAAGTTATAGCTTCTGAAATAACACTCAGCCCCATACACACACTAGCCTGGGGAAAGATAAGGAGGGATTCTGGACTTGCTCTTCGCTTCCCGAAGTTCACGGGCAGGATAAGGGACGATAAGAGGCCTGAGGATGCTACTACCACTCAGGAGCTGGTAGAAATGTACAATTCACAGCTCAAAAAGCTCGCTCCTCCAGCAGAAGAGATTTAACTTAAAATCTGGTCAAAAGATGTAAAAGATTTATATCATCATAAAACATCATCATGGAAGAGAACGACAGATGTACACTGGTGAGGCAGAGATACAGGCGAAAAGGCGCATTCTTGCCGTGCTTCTTGACGAAAGCAGGAGGGTCTTGGATGCTGCAAGGGAACTGGCAAGTCTCAACACAGCCCTTATCGAGAAGGATGAAGAATCAGCAAACAGGGCTCTTGAAAACCTGCACAACGCAATAAACGATGTCGAAGCCTTTCGCAGGTCGCTCAGCAGGCAGCTTGCAGAAGTTGGAAGCATGCTGCTGAACAGAGAAGACCTTCTGAGGGCTGCTTACACTGTAGAAACAGTAGCAAGTTACCTTGACAGCATAGCCTTCAGGATATCCCAGCTCAAGATGCCTATTCTCAAGAAGGCAGGTCTTACAGATGACCTGAAGGACCTCTTCGAGCAGCTGATAGATATTCTCGCAAAGACTCATGAGACTGTAAGGGCACTTCACTTTAACCCTGGCAAAGTGAACGAGCTGACCCAGGCTGTTGAAAAGGCTGAAAGGGCTATGGACGAAAAATACAGAATGTCGACAGTGAAGACTTTGCAGGAGCTGAGCGATGTGAGAGAGCTCATTCTTCTTAAGGATGTTTTGGAGAGGATTGAAACAGTCTCGGACCTTTCCCTCAGTCTTGCTGACCTCATAGTAATAATATCGCTGGGGATTTGAGCAGAAGTGCTCTGAAATGAGGATACAGGGGGAGCTTGTCGAAAACAGGGTTATAGTGTGGAGCATAGATGCTTCAAGGCAGCTCTATTCCTCAGGCTTCTACGGTAAACCTCTCGGCATAGCAAAGCCCAAGGGTAAGGACTTTGATGCACCACTGATTCTTGACCTGATTGAAGCATATTACCTGTCGATGAAAAAGGTCATTGAAGTGAGAGGAAGGAAGGGAAGAGTCAGTAACGAGGAGCTGAGAAGGAAATGCATGGCGGAATATGTCGGGTTCAAAGAGAAATATCTGGTCTACAACAAGCTGAGAGAGCTGGGTTACATAGTGACACCAGGAATAAAGTTTGGCTGTGACTTCGCAGTTTACAGGCATGGCCCTGGCATTGACCACGCTCCATACCTCATACAGGTGATGAAGCCAAACGATGAAATAACCGCAACACACATGGTCCTTTCTGGCAGGTTGGCAACAACTGTAAGAAAGCAGTTTCTCATCGCATCAGTCAGGAACAGGCAGGTATCGTTTCTAGCCTTTGACTGGTGGAGAGCTTAACTTAACTTAGCTTAGCCTAGCTCAACCTAACTTAACGAAGCTTCACCAACAGACCAGGCAACCATGGGCTCCGGGTACATCTCCTTCATCAGAAGAATTATACCCTGTGGGGGATAGACACCCTGCTCTGTTATTATGATATCTATGTATTCGGGCGGGGTTACGTCGAACGCAGGGTTCATCACCTTAACGTTCCTGTTCTTCTTCTTCCATGAAGACGGGACAACTTCCAGAGGGCTTCTCTGTTCTATCTCCACAAGCTCTCCGAGCATAGTGGTGGGGCTCAGCTTGTAAGTTTCTGCCGCAACGTAGAACCTGGTCCTGCTTTCATGGGCTATCAAAGCAATCTGAGAAGTTCCTATCTTGTTCACAACAGCTCCGTTAGATGCTATTGCATCAGCCCCGACTACAACCTTGTCCACCTTGTGCATGTAGAGCCTTACAGCCGAATCAGGTATCAGAGTCACATCAAGACCCCTTCTTGATAGGATAGAAGCGGTCATCCTGCCCTGCATGAGAGGCCTGGTTTCCGTAACAAGTACCTCTATCCTTTTACCCTGCCTGTGCGCTTTGCTGAGAACCGATATTGCTGCCTCGCTGTTGCAGTGAGTCAGCACAACATCTCCATCGACAATTCTCTTACCTCCTATCTCTCCTATTCTCTCTATCGCACCTTCACTCATCTTGATGAACCACAAAGCCGCTTCTCTCACAGCCTTTTTGACGGATTCAACATCTTCCTTTCTGTCGACAGCCTTCTTGGCTGCATTAACCACGTAATTCAGGGCGTTGGGCAAAGAGACGGCAGTAGGTCTTGAGGATTTGAGCCTGGCAGAAGCCTGGAGCAGAGTTTCATACAGCTCCTTCGGATTTTCGGCTCTGACTTCTGACACATAGTCGTCAAGTGCCTTAACAGCAACCCTTGCTATTCTTCCTGCTCCCCTGACCTTCATCTCCTTAATTGCCAGGTAAGTCTCCTCTATTACACTCAATTCTGACTCCTGCAACTTGTGCCTATTCAAAACGGTTACTGATAAACATATAATGCTGTATGCAGGCGTGAGAAAGAATTTATCTATCCTTTCTCAGCCAACCTTGACTACTTCGCCCAGTGCAAAACTTGGTCTTATCTGGGTGATCTTTATCTTGACCTTATCTCCCTGTTTTGTATTAGGGACAAAGATCACATAGCCCTGAACCCTGGTCAGGCCGTCACCCCTCTTGCTTACCTCCGTGATTTCCACATCCAGCTCGTCCCCAACCTTCACAGGCTTGGGTTTGAAATAAGACCTGGGC
This Conexivisphaerales archaeon DNA region includes the following protein-coding sequences:
- the endA gene encoding tRNA-intron lyase, giving the protein MRIQGELVENRVIVWSIDASRQLYSSGFYGKPLGIAKPKGKDFDAPLILDLIEAYYLSMKKVIEVRGRKGRVSNEELRRKCMAEYVGFKEKYLVYNKLRELGYIVTPGIKFGCDFAVYRHGPGIDHAPYLIQVMKPNDEITATHMVLSGRLATTVRKQFLIASVRNRQVSFLAFDWWRA
- a CDS encoding Mrp/NBP35 family ATP-binding protein gives rise to the protein MLQKDEVLKALSAAVDPDTNSSLLNSGQVKNINIYKDGIQVILAPKNPTPERLEKIKGQVQAQLEKLPDHGIIKIDFTPEVPQISKPSNASVIKHTIALASGKGGVGKSTVAIYLALSLAQKGYSVGLLDADIYGASAHLMIGPKSSIEVKGRQLIPAKAYGLKIMSMGYFTNTESPVIWRGPLVGKAVRDFIELTEWGELDYLIVDLPPGTGDAPLTLAQSLSLDGIVLVTTPQEAAANVAAKSYYMFKRLGIPVLGVVENMSYYVCSNCGKRTELFGSSGGERTAEKTGLRFLGKLPLVPEVAIAADRGEPVSNEEAGQFVKEFSSFTELLLSLIPEKEVKN
- a CDS encoding nucleotidyltransferase family protein, which encodes MKAVILAGGLGTRLRPYTFFVPKPMLPLGEKPLLEHVILLLKEQGFHDVVITVSYLKKVIEDYFGDGSELGVKIQYAESPRPMGTAGQLKTAEKYVDGSFLLLYGDSLVDTDFKKFADYHRKKGGIATILLMPYRETLRYGFIESDSEGRLVEWREKPAVEGWINVGCYIMEKKFMEYIPRDIMFGMDEAFKEASRKGEEIYTFKAEGDFIDIGDKKSYREAYERYLKKLGKIK
- a CDS encoding fumarylacetoacetate hydrolase family protein: MPESPLWVYQFSACIEKYCMHHPTVISIIPVCSGAGVKLARFERDSEIDYGFIVGGMIVPHGAVGIELPQTLDELAKSGNLVNQTFLSRIQRALAVAKDKLLLKEVRLLHPVERPGKIICLGRNYLEHALEGGNKPPKGLMIFLKPSTALTGPYDPIIYPSITRELDYEGELAVLIGKTVKSISREEAYSAIAGFMIMNDVSARDIQLGDKQWTRGKGCDTFAPIGPWITTKDEVPWPPKLYIKTWVNEELRQDDNTSNMLRKVDEVIAHLSEGMTLEAGDIISTGTPQGVGYYMKPYPRLLNPGDRVRVEIERLGYIENTVRA
- a CDS encoding TRAM domain-containing protein; its protein translation is MEETTPSSEGRQERRGLPRSYFKPKPVKVGDELDVEITEVSKRGDGLTRVQGYVIFVPNTKQGDKVKIKITQIRPSFALGEVVKVG
- a CDS encoding ATP-dependent DNA ligase: MNDLLYSRLAACYEVLESTTKRKELIDALVSLYRDAPSSIVDKLTYLTQGKLYPDYVGVEIGVGERLAAKAISMASGRNEEQISELYRKLGDLGSAAEEALASRKQASLFREQLTVGQVYDTFERIAKTTGQGSIEQKLSLLAGLLSSAEPVESKYIIRTAVGKLRLGIADYTVLDALAIAYTGEQSNRQIVERAYNLCSDLGLVARVAAEKGLMALQSFSIQIGRPIRPMLAERLSSSAEILEKLGGRCSAEYKYDGERMQVHKDGQDVKIFSRRLEMITSNYPDAQKLVVENVKAKKAILECEAVAIDKESGELLPFQQLMHRRRKYDVEKAVEDIPISLFFFDLLMLEDKDMTVQPYSERRKRLKQIIKQTERTKVAPNIVTDSVEELDSFMLQAISEGCEGLVVKDLKGEYRAGARGFLWIKLKREYKSELTDTIDLVVVGGFHGRGKRAGVYGALLLAAYNKDEDIFETATKVGTGFTDEDLKNFHKILKEHEIDHPSPRVKSKMQAEVWFEPYLVIEVIASEITLSPIHTLAWGKIRRDSGLALRFPKFTGRIRDDKRPEDATTTQELVEMYNSQLKKLAPPAEEI
- a CDS encoding ribose 1,5-bisphosphate isomerase, which translates into the protein MSVIEETYLAIKEMKVRGAGRIARVAVKALDDYVSEVRAENPKELYETLLQASARLKSSRPTAVSLPNALNYVVNAAKKAVDRKEDVESVKKAVREAALWFIKMSEGAIERIGEIGGKRIVDGDVVLTHCNSEAAISVLSKAHRQGKRIEVLVTETRPLMQGRMTASILSRRGLDVTLIPDSAVRLYMHKVDKVVVGADAIASNGAVVNKIGTSQIALIAHESRTRFYVAAETYKLSPTTMLGELVEIEQRSPLEVVPSSWKKKNRNVKVMNPAFDVTPPEYIDIIITEQGVYPPQGIILLMKEMYPEPMVAWSVGEASLS
- a CDS encoding metallophosphoesterase family protein, with the protein product MIIVQVSDVHRSRSILERLKRLSEDSEMLVISGDVTTFGEPSYFQQFMKALTALKSKVIYVPGNNDKPDFSVPDNIENLDGKRISYAGVSIGGLGGSPPTPFNTPYEVQEEELKRKLEGLGYVDILVSHSPPVGTPADRLENGGHAGSKAVREYIATYNPRLVLCGHVHEAVAKFKLGESLVINPGSAASGRYARINYGSEIVATLSLF
- a CDS encoding putative sugar nucleotidyl transferase, encoding MTDIVLFDDDDSHLRPLNLTRPPHLLVYGFRPAIHHIRKHLGQPSSYILPARFQKFYREAGFNVNPEESSLHGDTIFVNASVRPEKEILEKISTIEENRAIVVFGRTVAFRTSRFSYDMLKGISNLREKGIETETFEENMLVNGPWEYVSSLAKGLEGRGVVYGETARVEEPVHFDTAKGPVLIADGAKIEAFSRIEGPALIGRGSVVHSARINSFTYIGENCRVGGEVEHSIISSYSNKSHFGYIGHSYVGEWVNIGAGSVTSDLKNTYGTVKVEVDGSRIDTKMVKLGSFISDYSKVAINASIYAGKKIGSGAHIYGVVERDIPPFISYSKESPKELLLESVIETARRMKKRRNLELGEGEEELIRIAYKETTAERRRMVS
- the cofE gene encoding coenzyme F420-0:L-glutamate ligase; translation: MHASISNKKEEDGVSVDPIVESLQIIPIKGIPDVKEGDDIAELIYSAQKKMNLISKDGDIYVIAQKVVSKAEGRLVKLSEVKPSRFAEQLAASIGKDAREVQLILDESRSIVKARLGILITETKHGIVCANSGIDMSNVNSKDNPHESALLLPVDPDQSAKTIRMGLEKRLGKRIAVIISDTFGRPWREGHVDFAIGVSGIECFRDYRGKKDMYGRELRVTLMAQVDELAAAAELVMGKARAIPAALIRGFRYRPAEGSASLIRPIERDLFR
- a CDS encoding DUF47 family protein; this encodes MYTGEAEIQAKRRILAVLLDESRRVLDAARELASLNTALIEKDEESANRALENLHNAINDVEAFRRSLSRQLAEVGSMLLNREDLLRAAYTVETVASYLDSIAFRISQLKMPILKKAGLTDDLKDLFEQLIDILAKTHETVRALHFNPGKVNELTQAVEKAERAMDEKYRMSTVKTLQELSDVRELILLKDVLERIETVSDLSLSLADLIVIISLGI